In one window of Macadamia integrifolia cultivar HAES 741 chromosome 2, SCU_Mint_v3, whole genome shotgun sequence DNA:
- the LOC122071906 gene encoding zinc finger CCCH domain-containing protein 30-like, with translation MVLEDRTPLMVAATYGSVDVLQLILTLPEADVNWSCGPDKTTALHCAASGGSVNAVNVVKLLLMSGADPNCVNANGRRPVDVIVVPPKPSNVKIDLEELLSSTVSNGSNAEHGLRVSTATSNSNSPPLSSSSENGSSSSKSDFPSSPMTLKYNDLPVSSASEKKEYPIAPISSPFPSASFLFPVLFFLFL, from the exons ATGGTTCTCGAGGACAGAACTCCTTTGATGGTTGCTGCCACCTATGGTAGCGTTGATGTTCTTCAGCTCATCCTCACTTTACCTGAGGCGGATGTAAATTGGTCTTGCGGCCCAGATAAGACTACTGCCCTCCACTGTGCTGCTTCTGGTGGATCTGTGAATGCTGTTAATGTTGTGAAGCTACTTTTAATGTCGGGTGCAGATCCTAACTGTGTGAACGCCAATGGACGCCGACCTGTGGATGTTATTGTTGTGCCTCCAAAGCCGTCGAACGTGAAAATTGATCTGGAGGAGCTTCTCTCAAGCACCGTTTCTAATGGTTCTAATGCTGAGCATGGCCTTCGGGTCTCCACAGCTACTTCTAATTCGAATTCCCCTCCACTATCATCGTCCTCAGAGAACGGATCCTCTTCTTCTAAGTCTGATTTTCCAT CTTCACCGATGACTCTGAAGTACAATGATCTCCCTGTGTCTTCAGCATCGGAGAAGAAAGAGTACCCGATTGCTCccatctcctcccctttcccatcggcttcttttctttttcctgttttattttttttatttctttaa